GCTGGAGCGCGCGGCCCTCGTTGGTGGTGTCGTTGGGGACGGCGACGGTCTGCCCGGGCTTGATGTCCTCGACCGATGTGGCCTTCTTCGAGTAGAGGCCGAGCGGCTCGAGGTGGACGTCGACCACCGGGACGATGGTGGTGCCGTTCTTCGCGTTGAAGTCGTCCAGGTACGGCTTGTGCTGGAAGAAGTTGGCGCCGACCTGGCCCGACTGGGTGGCGGTGTTCGGCAGGACGTAGTCCGTGAACTCCCTGACCTCCAGCTTGAGGCCCGCCTTGGCGGCGAGGTTGTCCTTGACGAAGCCGAGGATGTCGGCGTGCGGGGTCGGGGACGCCGCGACGACGAGCGGCTGGGTCTCGGCGGCCTGGTCGCCGGACCCGGCCGCGGCGGGGTCGGAGGAGGTGCCGCAGGCGGTGAGGCCGAGGGCGAACGCGGCGGTGGCGGCGGCTGCCGCGGTGAGCTTGGTGTTCTTGCGGAGGTTGCGCACGAAGAGTGCCTCTTTCTGGTGTTGCGGTGATGGCGCCCGGACAAGGAGTGCGGGCTCGCTGGAGGGGCCGGGGCGAAGCGCCGGCTCCCGGGTGGTGCGGGTGGTGCGGGTGGTGCGGATGGGATCCGCGGGCGGGGTCGGTCGGTGGGGTCAGTCGGTGCGGCCGCGGCGTGACAGCAGCCGCACGACTCCGTCGCCGATCAGCTGTACGGCCGTGACGAGGGCGATCAGGATGACGACGGTGACGAGCATGAACTCGGTCTCGAACCGCTGGAATCCGTAGGTCACGGCCTTGGAGCCGAGGCCCTCCCCGCCGACCGCGCCCGCCATGGCCGAGTAGCCGACGAGCACGATCACGGTGGTGGTGACGGCGGCGACGATCGACGGGAGGGCCTGCGGCAGCAGTACCTTGCGGATGATCGTCGGGATGGATCCGCCCATGGACTGGACGGCTTCGACCAGTCCGTGGTCGACCTCGCGGACCGCCGTCTCGACGAGTCGCGCGAAGAACGGGATGGCACCGACGGCGAGCGGCACGATCATGGCGGTGGGGCCGATGAAGGTGCCGACCACGGCCGTGGTGAAGGGGATCAGCGCGATCAGCAGGATGATGAACGGCAGCGAGCGGCCGATGTTCACGACCACGCCGACGGCCTTGTTCACGGGGGCGTTCTGCAGCAGTCCGCCCTTGTCGGTGAGGACGAGGAGGATGCCGAGCGGCAGTCCGCCGATCGCGGTGACCACGGTGGACCACAGGACCATGTAGAGGGTGTCCAGCGTGCCCTGGGTCAGCAGGGGCTGCATCTCCGACCACGTCACTTGACGGTCTCCTTCACCAGTGCGGCGCCCCGGGCCCCGTTGCCCTGCACGGGCACCGCGGCCGGCGCGTCGTCGTCCACGACGTCGACCTGCAGGCCCTGTTCACGCAGGAAGCCGACCGGGACGACGTTGGTCTCGTAGCCGCCGGGCAGCTCGATGCGCATCCGGCCGATCTGCCTGCCGCCGACGGTGTCCATCGCGGCTCCGAGGATCGATATGTCGATGTTGTAGGTACGGGACAGCCGGGAGATCACCGGCCGGGTGGCGGCGTCGCCGTGGAAGGTGACGTCCAGGACGGTGCGGTCCGGCCCCGAGGCGTCCCCGGTGACGGGGAACAGCTCGCGGGCGAGTTCGGAGCCGGGGGTGGCGAGCAGCTCGCCGACCGTGCCGGACTCGACGATCCGGCCCTGCCGCATCAGGGCGGCGGAGTCGCAGACGGTCTTGACCACGTCCATCTCGTGCGTGATGAGCAGTACGGTCAGGCCGAGCTCCCGGTTGAGGTCGCGCAGCAGCTGGAGGACGGATCGGGTGGTCTCGGGGTCGAGAGCGCTGGTGGCCTCGTCGGAGAGGAGCACCTTGGGGTCGCCGGCGAGCGCGCGGGCGATGCCGACGCGCTGCTTCTGGCCGCCGGAGAGCTGCGCGGGGTAGGCCCCGGCCTTGTCGGCGAGGCCCACGAGGTCGAGGAGTTCGAGGGCGCGGCGCGTGCGTGCGGCACCGGAGACGCCGAGGATCTCCAGCGGCAGTTCGACATTGTCCCGCACGGTGCGCGAGGACAGCAGGTTGAAGTGCTGGAAGACCATGCCGATGCGGCTGCGCGCCCGGCGGAGTTCCTTCCCGGCGCGGTTGCCGCGTCCGGCGAGAGCGGTGAGGTCGGTGCCGTCGACGACGACACTGCCGGAGGTGGGACGCTCCAGCAGGTTCACGCAGCGGATCAGGGAGGACTTACCCGCTCCGCTGCGGCCGATGACGCCGAACACCTCGCCCTCGCGGACGTGCAGGTCGACGCCGTCGAGCGCGGTGATGTCGCGGCCTCGCGACCGGTAGACCTTGGTGAGGCCCGTGGTGGTGATCACAGGGGGGTTTCCGTCACTGTCGAGTGCGCGGCGCGGGGTTTCGCCGCCGGGCACGGGGCATGTCGTCTTCGGGACAGTCGGCGCGGCACGGTCGAACCGGTCGGGGGCGTGTGCGCGGGGCAGGCCGGTTCCGTCGCCGTCACGGCGTGGCACGGCACGACTGTGGGGTCTCGCTTCGGGGCGCGAGGCTCAGGCAGGGGCCCTCAGAAGGCGCACATTCGACACATACAACGAGCACCGGGCGTCGTGATCGCCTCGGTCGCAAGGGTGCGGCTGCTCGTCGTGGTCATGCGGGCAAGTAAAACAGACGGTCGGACGAGCGGATCACGGGTGTCCGAATAGCGGAACACGGGCATCCGCCATCCGGATCGTCGGTGACGGCCGCCATCGGTGCCCGATGGTGCCGTGCGCTGCGCGAACACGGCGGAGAGGGGGCCGCGGCGATGCCGGAGGTGGGTGCGGAGGCGAGGCGGGTTGTGGCCGGCGCCACGGTCGGGGTCCTTGGCCGCACGCCGGCGACCGGACCCGCGGGGCGCGCCCTCGAAGGCCGCGCGGCGGACCGGGACGACGCCGGGCGCCGGGTCCGGGCGGCGGGTCCGGGCGGCGGACCGCTCCCGGTCAGGCCCGCCAGGGCCGCGCGCAAGGTGCCTTTTGGCCCGTAATACGCTCTCACCCATGCTTGACGCCCTGACGGTCGCGGTGTCCGCGGCCGCTCTCGCCCTCGCCGCCTGGTGCGGTTTCGCAGCGTTCCGGGGCCAGCCCACCAAGGACTGGCACTTCGCCGGCATGGCCGTGGTCA
The Streptomyces tirandamycinicus DNA segment above includes these coding regions:
- a CDS encoding MetQ/NlpA family ABC transporter substrate-binding protein — protein: MRNLRKNTKLTAAAAATAAFALGLTACGTSSDPAAAGSGDQAAETQPLVVAASPTPHADILGFVKDNLAAKAGLKLEVREFTDYVLPNTATQSGQVGANFFQHKPYLDDFNAKNGTTIVPVVDVHLEPLGLYSKKATSVEDIKPGQTVAVPNDTTNEGRALQLLAENGLITLKPGVGTGARLSDITDRKGLEFKELEAATVPRALDDVDAAVINGNYAIEADLKPARDALVLEKAEGNPYANFLAVKKGDEKDPRVEKLARLLNSPEVKKYIEETYTGSVVPAFGAPAK
- a CDS encoding methionine ABC transporter permease produces the protein MTWSEMQPLLTQGTLDTLYMVLWSTVVTAIGGLPLGILLVLTDKGGLLQNAPVNKAVGVVVNIGRSLPFIILLIALIPFTTAVVGTFIGPTAMIVPLAVGAIPFFARLVETAVREVDHGLVEAVQSMGGSIPTIIRKVLLPQALPSIVAAVTTTVIVLVGYSAMAGAVGGEGLGSKAVTYGFQRFETEFMLVTVVILIALVTAVQLIGDGVVRLLSRRGRTD
- a CDS encoding methionine ABC transporter ATP-binding protein gives rise to the protein MITTTGLTKVYRSRGRDITALDGVDLHVREGEVFGVIGRSGAGKSSLIRCVNLLERPTSGSVVVDGTDLTALAGRGNRAGKELRRARSRIGMVFQHFNLLSSRTVRDNVELPLEILGVSGAARTRRALELLDLVGLADKAGAYPAQLSGGQKQRVGIARALAGDPKVLLSDEATSALDPETTRSVLQLLRDLNRELGLTVLLITHEMDVVKTVCDSAALMRQGRIVESGTVGELLATPGSELARELFPVTGDASGPDRTVLDVTFHGDAATRPVISRLSRTYNIDISILGAAMDTVGGRQIGRMRIELPGGYETNVVPVGFLREQGLQVDVVDDDAPAAVPVQGNGARGAALVKETVK